One Desulfovibrio sp. genomic window carries:
- a CDS encoding lactate permease LctP family transporter has product MEWKQIYDPLGNIWLSAAVAGIPLYILFYLLAVKRAKGHVAAFCAVTTALLLSIFVWKMPVSLALNSFALGALFGIFPIVWIVICGVWVYFMTVESGEFEIIKNSLASITDDRRLQALFIAFAFGAFIEGTAGFGTPVAITAAMLVGLGFNPTYAAAICLIANTAPVAFGSIGIPLVTAANVTGLDLMTLSKIAGRQLPLLSIIVPMWLSVTMCGFKRSMEIMPAILVAGFAFAAAQYVFSNFHGPYLPDIMSAIVTILALLALLKVWKPKAVWHFPDEPAPTGQNKCDYTAGQVLRAWGPYIVLAIMVLLWGLQGVKAFLAPFGTTFQWAGLHNLVMKMPPIVPEGIPAAKALYPAIYNFNFGSAAGTAVLIGGLISVSFMPNYGYGKAIACLGSTIKKLVFPIITIAMILAIAYVYNYSGLSATMGLAFANTGVMFPFFAPILGWLGVFLTGSDTSSNALFGNLQKTTAQQIGVSPELCVAANSTGGVTGKMISPQSISVATAATGLVGHEGDIFRFNLFHSLAMVLVLSVLTIAQAYVLKWMLP; this is encoded by the coding sequence ATGGAATGGAAACAGATCTATGATCCGCTTGGCAACATCTGGCTCTCGGCGGCAGTGGCAGGCATTCCGCTCTACATCCTGTTCTATCTTCTGGCCGTTAAACGGGCCAAAGGGCATGTGGCCGCTTTCTGCGCTGTCACTACCGCACTGCTGCTCTCTATCTTTGTTTGGAAGATGCCAGTGTCACTGGCCCTCAATTCCTTCGCCTTAGGCGCCCTCTTCGGCATATTCCCAATTGTCTGGATCGTGATTTGCGGCGTCTGGGTGTACTTCATGACCGTCGAATCAGGCGAATTCGAAATCATAAAGAATTCGCTGGCATCAATCACAGACGACAGGCGGTTGCAGGCTCTGTTCATCGCGTTCGCCTTCGGCGCATTCATCGAAGGCACGGCCGGATTCGGTACGCCAGTGGCCATCACCGCAGCCATGCTTGTGGGCCTGGGCTTCAACCCGACCTACGCGGCGGCTATCTGCCTTATCGCCAATACCGCGCCGGTGGCCTTCGGCTCCATCGGCATCCCGCTGGTCACGGCCGCCAACGTCACGGGCCTGGACCTTATGACCCTGTCAAAGATAGCCGGACGCCAGCTGCCGCTGTTGTCCATCATAGTGCCAATGTGGCTGTCCGTGACCATGTGTGGCTTCAAGCGTTCCATGGAGATCATGCCGGCCATCCTGGTGGCGGGTTTCGCCTTCGCTGCCGCCCAGTACGTCTTTTCCAACTTCCATGGTCCCTATCTGCCGGACATCATGTCCGCAATCGTGACCATTCTGGCCCTTCTGGCGCTCCTGAAGGTCTGGAAACCCAAGGCCGTGTGGCATTTCCCGGATGAGCCCGCCCCCACCGGCCAGAACAAGTGCGACTATACCGCCGGGCAGGTCTTGCGCGCCTGGGGACCCTACATCGTTCTGGCCATCATGGTGCTGTTGTGGGGCTTGCAGGGCGTGAAAGCCTTCCTGGCTCCCTTCGGAACCACCTTCCAGTGGGCCGGGCTCCACAACCTGGTCATGAAGATGCCTCCTATCGTTCCTGAGGGAATTCCCGCCGCCAAGGCGTTGTATCCGGCCATATACAACTTCAACTTCGGTTCCGCCGCCGGCACCGCGGTGCTCATCGGCGGGCTCATCTCCGTGTCGTTCATGCCCAACTACGGCTATGGAAAGGCCATCGCCTGCCTTGGCAGCACCATCAAGAAGCTCGTGTTCCCCATCATCACCATAGCCATGATTCTGGCCATCGCCTATGTGTACAACTACTCCGGACTGTCGGCCACCATGGGCCTGGCCTTTGCCAACACAGGGGTCATGTTCCCGTTCTTCGCGCCTATTCTCGGTTGGCTGGGCGTGTTCCTGACCGGTTCCGACACCTCGTCCAACGCCCTTTTCGGCAACCTGCAGAAGACCACCGCTCAGCAGATCGGCGTCAGCCCCGAACTGTGCGTGGCCGCCAACTCCACCGGTGGCGTCACCGGCAAGATGATTTCGCCCCAGTCCATCTCCGTGGCCACCGCTGCCACCGGCCTGGTGGGACATGAAGGCGACATCTTCCGCTTCAACCTCTTTCATTCACTGGCCATGGTGCTGGTGCTGTCCGTGCTGACCATCGCCCAGGCGTATGTCCTGAAGTGGATGCTGCCCTAG
- a CDS encoding glycerate kinase, with amino-acid sequence MQEFEHLRQMFMAALDRVDPYKMILNHVKLEGSRLTVSFEGERHEVNLGDYNRILVLGAGKASARMGKALEDILADRITKGLISVKYGHAEPLKHIEVIESGHPTPDEQGVGAAQRIADLVREADDKTLILNLISGGGSALLPCPLVLDHPDGPINLTLSDKQNMTKALLACGADIGEINCIRKHISGVKGGRLLRLMQPARSLNFILSDVVGDRLDTIASGLTSYDETTFEEAMSIIEKYQLYDKAPPNVMRTLTLGVQGKIEETPKYGDPATELATNILIGSNQAALLAACETARGQGYNTSALTCALTGEAREAAKFLWGIAKDVRKTEMLVKKPACIIAGGETVVTLKGEGKGGRNQEMALAFLAELARDEQKGANIFFLSASTDGTDGPTDAAGAFASAELVELSKKAGLSINGSLKNNDSYHFFDAIGYLLKTGPTMTNVCDLHMVIVTP; translated from the coding sequence ATGCAAGAATTCGAGCACCTTCGCCAGATGTTCATGGCGGCCCTGGACAGGGTTGATCCGTATAAGATGATCCTCAACCACGTGAAGTTGGAGGGCTCCAGGCTTACTGTCTCTTTTGAAGGCGAACGCCATGAAGTGAATCTGGGCGATTACAACCGTATCCTGGTGCTCGGCGCGGGAAAAGCGTCGGCGAGAATGGGCAAGGCTTTGGAGGATATCCTCGCGGACAGGATCACCAAGGGGCTCATCTCGGTCAAGTACGGCCATGCGGAGCCTCTCAAGCATATCGAGGTGATCGAGTCCGGGCATCCCACCCCGGACGAGCAGGGCGTGGGCGCGGCCCAACGCATCGCCGATCTGGTGCGCGAAGCCGACGACAAAACCCTCATCTTGAACCTCATTTCCGGGGGCGGGTCCGCGTTGCTGCCGTGTCCCCTGGTTCTGGACCACCCGGACGGACCGATCAACCTCACTCTTTCCGACAAGCAGAACATGACCAAGGCCCTCTTGGCCTGCGGTGCGGACATCGGTGAAATAAACTGCATCCGCAAACACATTTCCGGCGTGAAGGGCGGAAGGCTCCTGCGTCTCATGCAGCCGGCCCGGAGCCTGAACTTCATCCTGTCCGACGTGGTTGGCGACAGGCTCGATACCATCGCCTCGGGACTTACCAGCTACGATGAAACCACGTTCGAAGAGGCCATGTCCATCATCGAGAAGTACCAGCTCTACGACAAGGCTCCTCCCAACGTGATGCGCACCCTCACCTTGGGCGTGCAGGGCAAGATCGAGGAAACCCCGAAATACGGCGATCCCGCTACGGAACTGGCCACCAATATCCTCATCGGCTCAAACCAGGCAGCTCTCCTGGCAGCCTGCGAAACAGCCAGAGGCCAGGGCTACAACACGTCGGCCCTGACCTGCGCCCTTACGGGCGAAGCCAGGGAAGCGGCCAAGTTCCTGTGGGGCATAGCCAAGGACGTGCGCAAAACCGAGATGCTGGTGAAGAAACCGGCCTGCATCATCGCGGGTGGTGAAACAGTGGTGACCTTGAAGGGCGAAGGCAAGGGCGGACGCAACCAGGAGATGGCCCTGGCGTTCCTGGCCGAACTGGCCCGCGACGAGCAGAAGGGTGCGAACATCTTCTTTCTGTCCGCCTCCACCGACGGCACCGACGGGCCGACGGATGCCGCTGGCGCTTTTGCCTCGGCCGAGTTGGTGGAGCTCTCCAAAAAGGCCGGGCTTTCCATCAACGGTTCTCTTAAGAACAACGACTCCTATCACTTCTTCGACGCCATCGGGTATCTTTTGAAAACGGGTCCTACCATGACCAATGTCTGCGACCTGCACATGGTGATTGTGACGCCGTAA
- a CDS encoding XdhC family protein — MKTLLDALIATLSAGEQLVTATIASRHGSAPRAAGSKMLVHANGDIMGTIGGGQLEGRTLVQARAVFESGHPTLLRFDLDSAEAAESDMICGGTVEILLERIDPDKASLDLFLELSRILARGENCLLVTPLGFQQCPHSVPDSKRILLPEGRLLGEPLDEPTANALLQRGCSFKTPEMFETGSQRYFLEPFVSLDTLYLVGAGHVSRSTAFFADRVGFRVVAMDDREAFLNRERFPEARELVILDSYKECFAGRNLGPSDAIVIVTRGHLHDLDSLAQALLTRAGYVGMIGSRRKVRTVFDQLRLEGTPEHDLLRVHSPIGLDIGAETPEEIGVSIVAELVAWRAARRGLGAKGALSGRPLRELSTLS, encoded by the coding sequence ATGAAGACATTACTTGATGCTCTCATCGCCACCCTGAGCGCGGGCGAGCAACTGGTCACGGCCACTATCGCCTCCAGGCATGGATCGGCCCCGCGAGCAGCGGGTTCCAAGATGCTCGTCCATGCCAATGGGGACATCATGGGCACCATCGGGGGCGGGCAATTGGAAGGAAGAACCCTGGTCCAGGCGCGGGCAGTGTTCGAATCCGGCCACCCCACCCTTCTCCGTTTCGACCTTGACAGTGCTGAAGCCGCGGAGTCCGACATGATCTGCGGGGGCACGGTGGAGATACTCCTTGAACGCATCGATCCGGACAAAGCTTCTCTGGACCTTTTTCTGGAGCTCTCTCGCATCTTGGCAAGGGGAGAGAACTGCCTGCTCGTGACCCCATTGGGCTTTCAGCAATGCCCACACTCCGTTCCAGACTCCAAACGCATTCTGCTACCGGAGGGCAGGCTCCTTGGGGAGCCTTTGGATGAACCGACCGCTAATGCCCTTCTGCAAAGAGGATGCTCCTTCAAAACTCCCGAGATGTTCGAGACCGGCAGCCAACGCTATTTTCTTGAGCCGTTTGTCTCATTGGACACCCTCTATCTCGTCGGAGCGGGGCATGTCTCCCGTTCCACAGCCTTTTTTGCCGATCGAGTGGGCTTTCGGGTGGTAGCCATGGACGACCGGGAAGCATTCCTAAACCGCGAACGATTTCCCGAGGCCAGAGAGTTAGTCATTCTTGATTCATACAAAGAATGCTTTGCTGGTCGAAATCTGGGGCCTTCCGACGCAATCGTCATCGTCACTCGCGGCCACTTGCACGATCTGGATTCTCTGGCCCAGGCCCTGCTGACGAGAGCTGGATATGTGGGCATGATCGGCAGCCGCCGCAAGGTCCGGACCGTGTTCGATCAACTCCGGCTGGAGGGAACGCCCGAGCATGATCTCTTGAGGGTGCACAGCCCCATCGGGCTCGATATCGGGGCTGAGACCCCGGAAGAGATCGGGGTGAGCATCGTGGCTGAACTTGTGGCCTGGCGTGCTGCCAGGAGGGGACTCGGGGCCAAGGGAGCCTTGTCAGGGCGCCCGCTGCGCGAACTGAGCACTCTCTCCTGA
- a CDS encoding RNA-binding protein, whose protein sequence is MSKKLYVGNLSFSSTEDDIRNQFATFGEVISVSLITDRETGRLRGFGFVEMDDEGAKAAIQGMDGKEFGGRNLKVNEAEDKPRGGRGGSGGGDRRW, encoded by the coding sequence ATGTCTAAGAAACTCTATGTCGGAAATCTTTCCTTCAGTTCCACTGAGGACGACATCCGTAACCAGTTCGCCACCTTCGGCGAAGTCATCAGCGTTAGCCTGATCACCGACCGCGAAACCGGCCGCCTTCGCGGCTTTGGTTTTGTCGAAATGGACGACGAAGGCGCCAAGGCTGCCATCCAGGGGATGGACGGCAAGGAATTCGGCGGCCGCAATTTGAAGGTCAACGAAGCCGAAGACAAGCCCCGCGGCGGCAGAGGCGGCTCCGGCGGCGGAGATCGCCGCTGGTAG
- a CDS encoding FkbM family methyltransferase — translation MIQMSTQYLTELERLYNVYKDKPRNEPATITFMDWVFEVPDPIGFLYQAKEIMAHGIYDFPCSIPNPVILDCGANVGVSAVHLATRHPDAQMLLFEADPAITGYLERNLSRNGLGHIPVIQGAVWVHGEGMEFTPEGSEGGSILGVGPSIRVNSLRLRDVLTGLERVDFLKMDIEGAEADVLADCADLLPRVGFAFVECHCWRHRPQTLHQVLAVLAQAGFRYYLENIWPGDSPFIRGGGGPAMDVQANVWARRKFTSE, via the coding sequence ATGATACAGATGTCGACCCAATACCTTACCGAACTCGAACGCCTCTACAACGTATACAAAGACAAACCCCGCAACGAGCCAGCCACCATCACCTTTATGGACTGGGTCTTCGAAGTCCCTGATCCAATAGGCTTTCTCTATCAGGCCAAGGAGATCATGGCCCATGGAATCTATGATTTTCCTTGCAGCATACCAAACCCTGTAATCCTGGACTGCGGAGCCAACGTGGGTGTCAGCGCTGTCCATTTGGCCACCCGCCATCCGGATGCACAGATGCTCCTCTTCGAGGCCGACCCGGCCATAACCGGCTATCTGGAACGCAATCTTTCCCGAAACGGCCTTGGCCACATCCCGGTTATACAAGGCGCGGTCTGGGTACACGGCGAAGGTATGGAATTCACGCCGGAGGGCAGCGAAGGCGGGTCCATCCTGGGGGTAGGCCCCAGCATCCGGGTAAACTCCTTGCGGCTGCGCGATGTCCTCACAGGCCTTGAGCGCGTGGATTTCCTCAAGATGGACATCGAAGGGGCTGAAGCGGACGTCCTCGCCGACTGCGCAGACCTACTCCCGAGAGTGGGGTTCGCTTTTGTCGAGTGCCATTGCTGGCGCCATAGGCCTCAAACCCTCCACCAGGTGTTGGCTGTTCTCGCCCAGGCGGGGTTCAGATACTACCTTGAGAACATCTGGCCGGGAGATTCTCCGTTCATTCGCGGAGGCGGCGGACCGGCAATGGATGTGCAGGCGAACGTCTGGGCCAGACGGAAATTCACCAGCGAATAA